In a genomic window of Hyphomicrobiales bacterium:
- a CDS encoding copper-transporting ATPase — protein sequence MTVAAVEPEPQDPPAPVAAGVAHDDPITFDIGGMTCAACSARVERVLKRVPGVEGASVNLAMEKAEVVAGPDVDPERLVAVVEKAGFTAKRTESDAAKRRAAAVAAEAERKAQDGWLAFTFFVSAILTAPFMLQMAAMPFDLGWHFMPEVELILATGVQALAGSRFYRGAYKSLRGGSANMDVLVSLGTSAAYLYSFWLVIQYGDDVAGELYFESAAVILTLVLLGKLIEARAKRSTTAAVRALMALRPETATRQVDGRWETVPVEQVRRGDIVLVRPGERVPVDGTVEAGESELDESLVTGESIPVAKRVGDKVTAGTVNGAAAIEIVTGAVGEDTTLARVIRLVEHAQAGKAPVQRLVDKVAAVFVPTILVIAVITFAGWYFLGGTFEPALVAAVSVLVIACPCALGLATPTALVAGTGSAARSGILIKDIEALEVAHRVDTVIFDKTGTLTAGTPSVMAVHAADGDEDAVLALAASANQTSEHPLAKAMVAAAAEKGLALSASSDLKALAGLGVTARVGADRVVIGNRALIEQEGVDASKVEAAYTEEEGAARTAVIVARGGTALGVIGLADPVREEARQAVDMLKRASIGTSMLTGDAAPVAKAVAGELGLDSWRGPVRPQDKSDAVAALKAGGHTVAMVGDGINDAPALAAADIGIAMGTGTEVAMETAGITLMRPDPRLVPAALDISRATTRKIYQNLFWAFIYNVIGVPLAAFGFLSPEIAGAAMAMSSISVVSNAALLKRWRAKIDH from the coding sequence ATGACTGTTGCTGCTGTAGAACCCGAACCGCAAGACCCGCCCGCGCCTGTCGCAGCCGGTGTAGCGCACGACGATCCAATCACCTTCGATATCGGCGGTATGACATGTGCGGCCTGTTCGGCGCGCGTCGAGCGCGTCTTGAAGCGGGTTCCCGGCGTCGAGGGGGCAAGCGTCAATCTGGCAATGGAAAAGGCGGAGGTGGTCGCCGGACCGGATGTGGATCCGGAGCGACTGGTCGCGGTTGTCGAGAAGGCCGGGTTCACGGCGAAACGAACCGAGAGTGATGCTGCCAAACGGCGTGCGGCGGCGGTGGCGGCTGAGGCCGAACGCAAGGCGCAGGACGGCTGGCTCGCATTCACCTTCTTCGTATCCGCCATTCTCACCGCACCATTCATGCTTCAGATGGCGGCGATGCCGTTCGATCTCGGCTGGCACTTCATGCCGGAGGTGGAGCTGATCCTGGCAACCGGCGTTCAGGCGCTGGCAGGCTCGCGGTTCTATCGCGGCGCCTATAAGTCGCTGCGCGGCGGGTCCGCCAATATGGACGTGCTTGTTTCGCTCGGTACGTCCGCTGCCTATCTCTATTCGTTCTGGCTGGTGATCCAGTATGGCGACGATGTCGCCGGCGAACTCTATTTCGAGTCGGCCGCGGTGATTCTCACGCTGGTATTGCTCGGCAAGCTGATCGAGGCGCGCGCCAAGCGCTCGACGACGGCGGCTGTGCGCGCGCTGATGGCGCTTCGTCCCGAAACGGCGACGCGCCAGGTCGACGGGCGCTGGGAGACCGTGCCGGTCGAGCAGGTTCGGCGCGGCGATATCGTGCTGGTGAGACCCGGGGAACGGGTGCCGGTCGACGGCACGGTCGAAGCCGGCGAAAGCGAGCTGGATGAGTCGCTCGTCACCGGTGAGAGCATCCCTGTTGCCAAGCGGGTCGGCGACAAGGTCACGGCCGGCACCGTCAATGGTGCGGCTGCGATCGAGATCGTCACCGGCGCGGTTGGCGAGGACACGACGCTCGCCCGAGTCATTCGGCTTGTCGAACACGCGCAGGCCGGCAAGGCACCAGTTCAGAGGCTCGTCGACAAGGTCGCGGCGGTGTTCGTGCCGACCATTCTGGTCATCGCCGTCATCACCTTCGCCGGCTGGTATTTCCTTGGCGGGACGTTCGAGCCGGCGCTTGTCGCTGCCGTTTCGGTGCTCGTAATCGCGTGCCCGTGTGCGCTTGGTCTTGCGACCCCGACGGCGCTTGTCGCCGGCACCGGCTCGGCAGCGCGGTCCGGCATTCTGATCAAGGATATCGAGGCGCTTGAAGTCGCCCACCGGGTCGACACGGTGATCTTCGACAAGACCGGTACGCTGACGGCGGGGACGCCGTCGGTGATGGCCGTTCATGCGGCCGATGGCGATGAGGACGCGGTGCTCGCGCTTGCGGCCTCGGCCAACCAGACGAGCGAACATCCGCTGGCCAAGGCCATGGTGGCCGCCGCCGCCGAGAAGGGGCTCGCGCTCTCTGCCTCCAGCGACCTGAAGGCGCTGGCCGGGCTTGGCGTGACCGCGCGGGTCGGCGCAGACCGGGTCGTCATCGGTAATCGCGCGCTGATCGAGCAGGAAGGCGTCGACGCTTCCAAAGTCGAGGCAGCCTATACGGAGGAAGAGGGCGCAGCGCGGACGGCGGTGATTGTTGCGCGTGGTGGCACAGCGCTCGGCGTTATCGGCTTGGCCGATCCGGTGCGTGAGGAAGCCCGCCAGGCGGTCGACATGCTGAAACGCGCGTCCATCGGTACTTCGATGCTGACCGGCGACGCGGCGCCGGTTGCAAAAGCCGTCGCCGGCGAACTCGGCCTCGACAGCTGGCGCGGTCCGGTACGCCCGCAGGACAAGTCCGACGCGGTTGCCGCGCTCAAAGCCGGCGGCCACACGGTCGCGATGGTCGGGGACGGCATCAACGACGCGCCGGCGCTTGCAGCCGCGGATATCGGTATCGCCATGGGGACGGGTACCGAGGTCGCCATGGAGACCGCCGGCATCACTTTGATGCGTCCTGATCCACGCCTCGTGCCGGCGGCGCTTGATATCTCGCGGGCAACGACGCGCAAGATTTACCAGAACCTTTTCTGGGCGTTCATCTACAATGTCATTGGCGTCCCGCTCGCCGCGTTCGGCTTCCTGTCGCCGGAGATCGCGGGGGCGGCGATGGCGATGAGCTCGATCTCGGTGGTCAGCAATGCGGCGCTCTTGAAGCGCTGGCGCGCAAAAATCGATCACTGA